From a single Myotis daubentonii chromosome 5, mMyoDau2.1, whole genome shotgun sequence genomic region:
- the LOC132234444 gene encoding LOW QUALITY PROTEIN: E3 ubiquitin-protein ligase RBBP6-like (The sequence of the model RefSeq protein was modified relative to this genomic sequence to represent the inferred CDS: inserted 1 base in 1 codon), translated as MACVHYKFASKLNYAIATFDGRHISLRDLKKQIMGREKLNAAKCDLQISNAQTEEEYTDDNALIPKNVSVIVRRIPIGGVKSTSKADARRRTEPVMGTSTVTDASSASISLAQLTQTANLAEANASEEDKIKATMAQSGRAYGPVNYVKEPLGPPPPSYTCFRCGRPGHYIKNCPTNGDERFEPRPRIKKSTGIPRSFMMEVKDPNMKGAKLTNTGTYAIPTIEAEAYAIGKKERPPFLPEEPSSSCEKDDPIPDELLCPICKDMVTDAAIIPCCANSYCDECIRTALLESEDHTCPTCHQHDVSPDALIANKFLRQAVTNFKNGTGGYTKRLRKQLPPPPPPIPPPRPLIQRNLQPLMRPPISRQQDPPMTPVTSSSGHPAPSISSLTSNQSPLAPAVPGNSSTPVPGPDITAPVSISVHWEKSDGPFRDSDQKIVPAAALASEHSKGTSSVAMTALVEEKGYPVPVLGTPSLLGQSPPAGYSVPPPGFPPAPANLSTPWGSSGVQTAHSNTIPTTQAPLGPGEEFYREQRQLKGESEYPYGGSSYSRSPSTYPKSRPGSTRSPSYSRSSSRSQSCSYSPSLPYPRRGRGKRRNYRPRSRSHGYRRSRSRSPLYRRCPSRSRSPPAFRGQSPKKRTVPQGKTGRAHFHRYREVPPPYDRKAYYGGSVDFRDPFENEHYREWERQYREWYDKYHTGYAAGAQARASANGDNFPPESFSPPHIRNSPLTRGRGEVYSGGQSRRSPNIGGSNSPEKLSTRDSHNRKDSTKSKEKESDSAAGHGKGRKHKEHRRRKXSEGLLNTELLEPSGKSREPTKNGDAAPRGMEMEPCAPPWAPDPSPKSSRSPGNHFGRPVAPSAGPGAV; from the exons ATGGCCTGTGTGCATTATAAATTCGCTTCCAAACTCAACTATGCCATCGCCACCTTTGATGGGCGGCACATCTCCCTCCGTGACCTAAAGAAGCAGATTATGGGCAGAGAGAAGCTGAATGCTGCCAAGTGCGACCTGCAGATCAGCAACGCGCAGACCGAGGAAGAATATACCGATGACAATGCTCTGATCCCTAAGAATGTATCTGTAATTGTTAGAAGAATTCCTATTGGAGGTGTGAAATCTACAAGCAAGGCGGACGCTAGACGGCGCACGGAACCAGTGATGGGCACTTCAACAGTCACTGATGCCTCTTCTGCATCTATTTCTCTGGCCCAGCTTACGCAGACTGCCAATCTGGCTGAAGCCAATGCTtctgaagaagataaaattaaagccACGATGGCGCAATCTGGCCGTGCATACGGCCCCGTCAATTACGTGAAGGAGCCTCTAGGTCCACCACCTCCATCTTATACCTGTTTCCGCTGTGGTAGACCCGGCCATTATATTAAGAACTGCCCAACCAACGGGGATGAACGCTTCGAGCCTCGCCCTAGGATTAAAAAGAGCACTGGAATCCCCAGAAGTTTCATGATGGAAGTGAAAGATCCCAACATGAAAGGTGCAAAGCTCACCAACACTGGAACATACGCAATACCCACTATAGAGGCAGAGGCATATGCAATTGGGAAGAAGGAAAGGCCACCTTTCTTACCAGAGGAGCCCTCTTCGTCTTGTGAAAAGGACGACCCTATCCCAGACGAGTTGCTGTGTCCCATCTGCAAAGACATGGTGACTGATGCCGCTATCATTCCCTGCTGTGCAAACAGCTATTGTGATGAGTGTATAAGAACAGCGCTCTTGGAATCAGAGGACCATACGTGTCCAACGTGTCATCAACATGATGTCTCTCCCGATGCTTTAATTGCCAATAAATTCTTGCGACAGGCTGTTACTAACTTCAAAAATGGAACTGGTGGTTATACAAAAAGACTGCGGAAACAgttacccccaccaccacccccgataCCGCCCCCGAGACCTCTCATTCAGCGGAATCTACAGCCTCTGATGAGACCTCCAATATCAAGACAGCAAGATCCTCCGATGACTCCAGTCACCTCTTCATCAGGCCACCCGGCTCCCTCTATATCTTCATTAACTTCTAATCAGTCTCCCTTAGCCCCTGCTGTGCCCGGAAATTCATCCACCCCAGTGCCTGGACCTGATATAACCGCACCGGTGTCCATCTCAGTCCACTGGGAAAAATCAGATGGGCCTTTCCGGGATTCCGATCAAAAAATAGTGCCAGCCGCAGCCCTTGCCTCAGAGCATTCAAAGGGAACCTCTTCAGTAGCAATGACTGCCCTTGTGGAGGAGAAAGGTTACCCGGTGCCTGTGCTTGGAACCCCATCTTTGCTTGGACAGTCACCACCTGCTGGGTATAGCGTCCCTCCCCCCGGGTTCCCTCCAGCGCCGGCCAATTTGTCAACGCCTTGGGGATCATCAGGAGTGCAGACTGCTCATTCCAATACCATCCCAACAACACAAGCACCACTTGGGCCCGGGGAAGAATTCTATAGAGAGCAGCGACAGCTAAAAGGGGAGTCTGAATATCCCTATGGTGGTTCCTCATACTCCAGAAGTCCTTCTACTTACCCTAAATCAAGACCTGGTTCAACGCGGTCACCTTCTTATTCCCGATCATCTAGCCGCTCGCAATCTTGCTCCTATTCGCCATCACTTCCATATCCCAGAAGGGGCAGAGGCAAGAGACGAAATTACCGCCCAAGGTCTAGATCTCATGGATATCGTCGATCTAGGTCAAGGTCACCACTATATAGGCGATGCCCTTCGCGATCAAGGTCCCCTCCAGCATTTAGGGGACAGTCTCCAAAGAAACGGACTGTACCACAAGGGAAAACAGGACGTGCACAttttcatagatacagagaagttcCACCACCATATGACAGAAAAGCTTACTATGGCGGGAGTGTTGACTTTAGAGACCCCTTTGAAAACGAGCATTACCGAGAGTGGGAGAGACAATACAGAGAGTGGTATGACAAATACCACACAGGTTATGCTGCTGGAGCACAGGCCCGAGCATCAGCAAATGGAGATAACTTTCCTCCAGAGAGCTTTTCGCCACCTCATATCAGGAATTCTCCCCTTACAAGGGGCCGCGGAGAAGTTTACTCGGGTGGACAAAGTCGTAGAAGTCCAAACATAGGCGGTAGCAACTCTCCAGAAAAGCTTTCCACAAGAGACAGCCACAACCGGAAGGATAGTACAAAGTCAAAAGAGAAGGAGAGCGACAGTGCTGCAGGACATGGTAAAGGAAGGAAACATAAGGAACATCGAAGGCGGA GAAGCGAAGGCCTTCTAAACACAGAGTTGTTAGAACCTTCTGGAAAATCAAGAGAACCTACAA